One stretch of Bactrocera tryoni isolate S06 unplaced genomic scaffold, CSIRO_BtryS06_freeze2 scaffold_7, whole genome shotgun sequence DNA includes these proteins:
- the LOC120781564 gene encoding SH3 domain-binding protein 1-like, with amino-acid sequence MDVDTSVVTTPTARATNAPRTVPTPAPRTMVATTPATAPATTPAPVPATASAAVLQSAPRGGTRPPPTPSRTTETLRPHHTLLHRSAAREVNRPPIQRGRIPRFQSAARGAPQRGGTSLRRRQAGPPPRRSTGLSSVVATLQQLQRLLG; translated from the exons ATGGATGTAGATACATCAGTCGTAACCACGCCAACAGCTCGGGCTACCAATGCGCCACGCACCGTGCCTACTCCAGCGCCCCGAACTATGGTGGCAACGACGCCGGCAACTGCACCGGCAACAACGCCGGCACCTGTACCGGCAACCGCGTCTGCAGCGGTCCTTCAATCCGCACCTCGTGGTGGCACTCGACCACCACCAACACCATCACGCACCACGGAGACCCTAAG gccgcatcacacgctgctacatCGCAGCGCGGCACGCGAAGTGAATCGGCCACCCATCCAGCGCGGTCGCATACCCCGCTTCCAATCCGCAGCTCGTGGCGCGCCCCAGCGAGGCGGAACCTCGTTGCGGCGTCGGCAGGCGGGACCACCACCTCGTCGGTCTACGGGGctgagcagcgttgtggcaacgctgcaacagctgcagcgcctTTTAGGCTAA
- the LOC120781433 gene encoding TANK-binding kinase 1-binding protein 1-like — MAGRKKRSGWSLKDELELLEKWEARSHDLRRAKRNAHIFNEISQEMAQKYTAEEIHCKVKNLTKKFREEKTKIGPSGGSPSPWRHYNAVNRIVGCTAVNSALYIETYSYSENSTLTQMLSPSDPPLSPSLPSPSPSCPLPPSLPSPSPSSPLPPSLPSPSMSCPLPSPSASSTTRKRNFSAELLKVLKKQTDILERVADETKHVSDEILQTVRQHNHLSERFLTLMENIAEKL; from the exons atGGCTGGCAGAAAAAAACGTTCAGGGTGGAGTTTAAAGGATGAGTTGGAGCTGTTGGAAAAATGGGAGGCACGTTCCCACGACCTCCGGCGTGCAAAGCGAAATGCACATATATTCAATGAGATTTCGCAGGAAATGGCGCAAAAGTATACCGCCGAGGAAATTCACTGCAAAGTGAAAAACTTGACGAAGAAATTCAG AGAGGAGAAAACCAAAATTGGCCCTTCTGGTGGTAGTCCCTCGCCTTGGAGGCACTATAATGCTGTGAATCGCATTGTAGGGTGTACTGCCGTTAATTCGGCTTTGTACATAGAAACGTACTCGTATTCCGAG aattcaaCATTAACCCAAATGTTGTCGCCGTCCGACCCACCATTATCACCTTCGTTGCCGTCACCATCACCGTCATGTCCGCTGCCACCTTCGTTGCCGTCACCATCACCATCATCTCCGCTGCCACCTTCGTTGCCGTCACCATCAATGTCATGTCCGCTGCCGTCACCATCAGCTTCTTCTACAACAAGAAAACGTAATTTTAGCGCCGAGTTGTTAAAGgttttaaaaaaacaaactgATATATTAGAAAGGGTTGCGGATGAAACAAAGCACGTTTCAGATGAAATACTTCAGACTGTTCGACAGCACAATCATTTGTCCGAAAGATTTTTAACCCTTATGGAGAACATCGCGGAGaaactttaa
- the LOC120781431 gene encoding uncharacterized protein LOC120781431 encodes MDRRQALRLLAAQMVQNHNLLNQRIKTLLVNLLQKLKTINELTKVILETSTKVASSEIKERSAWKFDRNGSFWEYDVKKIDDIRFKENFRLNKEAFHKICEKVKEIGKSNSNTRLCIPLQKRVAIALYALGSSAEYRTVASLFGVGRTTVGEIVVDFCKAVCTNLSDCINSYPPSTEEVERNVQGFAHLGFPQCFGAIDGCHIEVQPKKEDAIDYYNYKGWYSVVLLASCDYRSKFTYIHVG; translated from the exons atgGATAGAAGACAAGCATTGCGATTGTTAGCCGCACAGATGGTGCAAAACCACAATTTGTTAAACCAAAGAATAAAAACATTACTAGTGAACCTGCTTCAAAAGCTTAAAACGATAAATGAATTGACAAAAGTGATACTGGAAACTAGTACCAAAGTGGCGTCTTCGGAAATAAAGGAAAGAAGCGCCTGGAAATTt GACCGCAATGGCAGTTTTTGGGAGTACGATGTCAAAAAGATAGATGACATCCGATTTAAAGAAAACTTTCGTCTAAACAAAGAAGCTTTTcacaaaatatgtgaaaaggTTAAGGAAATCGGAAAGTCCAACAGCAACACGCGACTTTGCATTCCACTTCAGAAAAGAGTGGCTATTGCGTTGTATGCGTTAGGTTCTTCAGCGGAATACAGAACTGTAGCAAGTTTATTTGGCGTAGGACGCACCACAGTTGGGGAAATAGTTGTGGATTTTTgcaaagctgtgtgcacaaatTTATCGGATTGCATCAATTCCTATCCCCCAAGCACAGAAGAAGTAGAGCGAAATGTACAAGGTTTTGCACACCTTGGTTTTCCGCAATGTTTTGGAGCAATAGATGGCTGCCACATTGAGGTTCAGCCGAAAAAGGAAGATGCGATCGATTATTACAATTATAAGGGGTGGTATTCGGTTGTTCTGCTGGCAAGTTGCGACTATag atcaaaatttacatatatacacgttGGGTAA